One Paenibacillus sp. SYP-B4298 genomic window, CAGGAGGAAGCTGGACACAAGTTGGCAATAACCTGCTGCTACAATAGAGAGCGCCGAAATCCCAGAGGAGCTCACAGGAGCGAATGAATCGGCGGGATGCAGGCCATCATTTTATATTATGTGAGAAGGAGAATGTGCCATGAACGCCTCTCTACCAGGCAAGGGGCAGCCTAAGAAGCTGCTGCTTATTGAGGATGAAGAAGCGATTGCGGATATTCTGTCCTATGCGCTGCGTAAGGAGGGATATACGGTACGCTCCGCCTCCACAGGAGCGGCAGGCTTGCGCCTGCTGGAGCAATACCAGCCTGATCTGCTGCTGCTGGATGTGATGCTGCCCGATATGGACGGGTTCGACATCTGCCGAAGGGTCGCCTCGGAGCATGCGATACCTATCATTATGCTGACGGCTCGGGATGAGCTGATTGACAAAATTGTCGGTCTGGAGCTAGGGGCAGACGATTATATGACCAAGCCGTTCGACATTCGCGAGGTTGCCGCCCGTATTAAGGCTGCGCTGCGTCGGACACAGCGCCATGACGGGCGCAGCCGGATCAAGCTGGGGGAGCGAATGCATATTCAGCTCGACCCGGCTGCGCGCGAGGTCTTCAAGGATGGACACGAGATCAAGCTCAAGCCGAAGGAGTTCGAGCTGCTGCTGCTGCTCAGCGAAGCACCCGGGCGCGTCTTTACCCGCGAGGAGATATTGAGCCAGGTGTGGGAGATGGATTATGACGGTGATCTGAGAACCGTTGATGTGCATGTACAGCGTCTGCGCAAAAAACTGGACACCTCTCTTATTGATACGGTTTTTGGAGTCGGCTACAAGCTGAGAGGCGCAAAGCCATGATACTGGCTCGAACGATCCAAGGCAGATTCACGCGCGGGTTTGTACTCATCTTCACCCTCTCGGCCATCCTGATGTATCTGTATACCGGACATCTGCTGGACACGCGCACAGAACGCTTGGTGGAGTCTGACATGCAGCAGTTGCAGAAGCTGTCGCGGGAAATCGCCAAGCAGTCCGCCTTGTTAGCAGGGCCGGCGGGGAACGGGACCGATCCGTCCCTTGCGGAGCGACTCGTGAGGCAACTGAGCGCGCACAGCCGAATGGCTGCCTTCTACGATCCACACGGCCAGCTCACAGCGGAGGCGCATGTATCGAAGAACGGCTTTATTCTGATGAGCCAGCGCGAGAGTGAACTGCTGCAACGCACGGAGCAGGATGTGCAGGCCGCGCTTAGCAATCGGTCACTCTACACCATCGCGCATCTGCAAGGCCCTCTCGTGCAGGCCGTCCTCACCTATCCATTATATATTGACGGGAAGCTGCTTGGCGTTATTCGCATGGTGCAGGATTATACAGCTACCTACGCGGACAATGACAGCCTGCTGCGACGCATGGCCCTGTTCACGCTGCTGCTGTTTGTGCTAGTGTTCGCCTTTTCCTACGTGCTGACCCGCAGCATCACAAAGCCGATGGCGATCCTGACCCGGGCATTGCGACAGGTGGGCGAGGGGAACTTCCTTACGCCTGCGATGCCCCTCCACGCTCAGGACGAGGTAGGCGAGCTGGCGCGCAGCTTTCAGGCGATGCGGGACAAGATCGAGCATCTGGAGCAGTCTCGCCAGCAGTTCTACCATCATGTCACCCATGAGCTGAAGACGCCGCTGACGACCATTTCGGGCTATGCCCAGATTATCGGAGAACCTGGGTTTGCGGACGCTGAATTCCTGCACAAGGCTGCCGGCAAAATAACCGATGAAAGCAATCGTCTGCACCGTATGGTGATCGAGCTGATTCAGCTATCCCGGCGCGAGGGATGGACAGCCAAGGGGACGGACAGGTCTCCCATGTCCATCGATTGGAGTGAGCTTGTCCGAAGCTGCTGCGAGGATATGGCAATGCCCGCTGCCCAGATGGACGTGAAGCTGCGGTTGCAGTTGTCGCCTGCTGTAGTGATGGCAGAGCACGGAGAGCTGCGGCAGGTGGTACTGAACCTGCTGGACAATGCGATCAAATATGCAATCCGAGGAACCAAAATTCATGTCACTCTGCAGGCAGAGCAATCAACAGCCCGGCTATGTATAGCGAATTCCACCTCCCTGCCACTGGGCGATCATAGCGAGCAATTATTCGAGCCCTTCTATCGGGTTGGGGACAGACAGGCTCGGGATCGTGAGAGCATGGGGTTAGGGCTTGCCATTAGCCGCAGCATTATTCACCAGCATCAGGGAGTCATCCGTCTGGAGCATAATAACGGTCAAGTGATTGTCAGCGTCCTGCTTCCGCTCGGACATAACCCGGCAACAACTGGCTACGATTCGGCTACATCCGCTAGGTAGAGTAGAGGGGACCACATATACAGGAGGAATGATGAAATGAAACATCGCTTTGCCCTGCTCGGCCTTAGCGCCGCACTCACCGCTTCTCTGCTCTCCGGCTGCTCCTACATGAGCCATGCCAAGGATCGCCAGCAGACCTTTACACTCAGTCAGGATGTGCGTCAGGATAGCCTGGCCGCAGACCAGTCCAATGCCCTAACCCCCCGCCAGGAATATCAGCTCCCCGAATCGATCTCCTATCGCGATCTGCTCTCCATACGGGAAGGCCAGGCGCTTATGAATGGGGAGAACTATGTTGACCGCCTTGACCTTGCCTCACGGCAGAAAACCCGGCTGTTAAACTACCGCGCTGCGGCAGGCTCCGAAGATGGAGGTCGTTTGCTGTACAGACAGGATCAGGAACTATTCATCTACTCCGTCCAGTCAGGC contains:
- a CDS encoding response regulator transcription factor encodes the protein MNASLPGKGQPKKLLLIEDEEAIADILSYALRKEGYTVRSASTGAAGLRLLEQYQPDLLLLDVMLPDMDGFDICRRVASEHAIPIIMLTARDELIDKIVGLELGADDYMTKPFDIREVAARIKAALRRTQRHDGRSRIKLGERMHIQLDPAAREVFKDGHEIKLKPKEFELLLLLSEAPGRVFTREEILSQVWEMDYDGDLRTVDVHVQRLRKKLDTSLIDTVFGVGYKLRGAKP
- a CDS encoding sensor histidine kinase yields the protein MILARTIQGRFTRGFVLIFTLSAILMYLYTGHLLDTRTERLVESDMQQLQKLSREIAKQSALLAGPAGNGTDPSLAERLVRQLSAHSRMAAFYDPHGQLTAEAHVSKNGFILMSQRESELLQRTEQDVQAALSNRSLYTIAHLQGPLVQAVLTYPLYIDGKLLGVIRMVQDYTATYADNDSLLRRMALFTLLLFVLVFAFSYVLTRSITKPMAILTRALRQVGEGNFLTPAMPLHAQDEVGELARSFQAMRDKIEHLEQSRQQFYHHVTHELKTPLTTISGYAQIIGEPGFADAEFLHKAAGKITDESNRLHRMVIELIQLSRREGWTAKGTDRSPMSIDWSELVRSCCEDMAMPAAQMDVKLRLQLSPAVVMAEHGELRQVVLNLLDNAIKYAIRGTKIHVTLQAEQSTARLCIANSTSLPLGDHSEQLFEPFYRVGDRQARDRESMGLGLAISRSIIHQHQGVIRLEHNNGQVIVSVLLPLGHNPATTGYDSATSAR